Proteins encoded together in one Rossellomorea sp. y25 window:
- a CDS encoding HAD family hydrolase, translating to MNKYKIILFDLDGTLSDPKEGITKSVQYALENMDVEVPDVHELECFIGPPLQVSFAEHYDFNELKIQRAIDFYRERFKEKGMFENKLYPNIPSLLKTLKEKGFTLVVATSKPTVFAEQILKYFTIDQFFDLIAGSNLDGTRTSKAEIIQYILDVYHEYEAGSFIMIGDRKHDIIGAHYTGIDSIGVTYGYGSFEEISQSDPTFIVENVDEIKDVLEGCRVKL from the coding sequence ATGAACAAATATAAAATCATTCTATTCGATTTAGATGGAACACTTTCCGACCCAAAAGAAGGAATTACTAAATCGGTTCAATATGCATTGGAGAATATGGACGTAGAGGTTCCTGATGTTCATGAGCTCGAATGTTTCATTGGGCCACCATTACAAGTGTCATTTGCTGAACATTACGATTTTAATGAGCTGAAAATACAAAGAGCAATTGATTTTTACAGAGAGCGGTTCAAGGAGAAGGGAATGTTTGAAAACAAACTCTATCCAAATATTCCATCACTATTGAAAACGTTAAAAGAAAAAGGGTTTACGTTGGTGGTTGCAACATCAAAGCCTACTGTTTTTGCTGAACAAATCCTTAAGTATTTTACTATTGACCAGTTTTTTGATCTGATTGCAGGAAGCAACCTCGATGGAACAAGAACGTCAAAAGCTGAAATCATTCAATACATTCTAGATGTTTATCATGAATATGAAGCAGGCAGCTTTATTATGATAGGAGACCGGAAGCACGATATCATTGGGGCACACTATACCGGAATTGACTCTATTGGGGTGACGTATGGATATGGTTCATTTGAAGAAATCAGTCAGTCTGACCCTACTTTTATAGTCGAAAATGTCGACGAAATAAAAGATGTCTTAGAGGGATGTCGGGTGAAGCTGTAG
- a CDS encoding phosphoribosylanthranilate isomerase, whose amino-acid sequence MDHRKFNEFIRIAQSLNDRGIIPLLMGSVGLEVVTGKSWDAEDLDIHVPGDEGGWEVPPETSIHNWNEIVKIMNSMDYTLIDLHEHEFSKDGLSVEFGIIDTLPDFAGVRLENLEMHRKEEVKYYLLNPEQYLRVYEASSKDSYRADQNNHKDIGKIEYLKNVRNN is encoded by the coding sequence ATGGATCATCGCAAATTTAATGAGTTTATAAGAATTGCCCAAAGCCTAAATGATCGTGGAATTATTCCATTGTTAATGGGTTCGGTTGGTTTAGAAGTGGTAACGGGAAAGAGTTGGGATGCAGAGGACCTGGATATACATGTACCTGGTGATGAAGGAGGGTGGGAAGTGCCGCCTGAAACATCTATACATAACTGGAATGAAATTGTGAAGATCATGAATTCAATGGACTATACCCTAATCGATTTGCATGAACATGAGTTCTCAAAAGACGGATTATCCGTTGAGTTTGGAATTATCGACACTTTACCGGACTTCGCAGGGGTACGATTGGAGAATCTGGAAATGCATCGAAAGGAAGAGGTGAAATATTATCTTCTGAATCCCGAGCAGTATTTACGTGTTTACGAGGCGTCATCTAAGGACAGCTATCGGGCAGATCAAAATAATCATAAAGATATTGGGAAGATAGAGTATTTGAAGAATGTAAGAAATAACTGA